One Deltaproteobacteria bacterium DNA segment encodes these proteins:
- the rsmI gene encoding 16S rRNA (cytidine(1402)-2'-O)-methyltransferase translates to MTLYIVATPIGNLEDITLRALRILKEVDLVVAEDTRHTRKLLQHFDIHTPLESFFEHQEESKLKPILNKLKNGTNVALVSDAGTPGISDPGFRLVRAAIQEGIAVVPIPGASAAITALQAAGLPTDHFFFVGFLPEKPGKRKKYLEALSVLQHTLILYLSPWKAQKQLQELALTFGERQVCMGRELTKLYEEFWRGTLPELITHLEKKPPKGEITLVVAGCEEKE, encoded by the coding sequence ATGACTCTCTACATTGTTGCAACGCCCATTGGAAATCTCGAGGATATCACGCTTCGCGCATTGCGTATTCTCAAAGAGGTGGATCTCGTTGTTGCTGAAGATACAAGACATACGCGCAAACTCTTGCAACACTTTGATATCCACACACCATTGGAGAGTTTTTTTGAGCATCAAGAAGAATCCAAACTAAAACCGATTTTGAATAAATTAAAAAATGGAACGAACGTTGCGCTCGTGAGTGACGCGGGCACTCCGGGTATTTCCGATCCGGGTTTTCGTTTGGTACGTGCCGCTATTCAAGAGGGAATTGCTGTAGTTCCAATTCCCGGAGCCTCGGCCGCGATCACCGCTCTGCAAGCCGCCGGATTGCCCACGGATCATTTTTTCTTTGTGGGTTTTCTTCCTGAAAAACCCGGGAAGCGCAAAAAATATCTGGAGGCGCTCTCTGTTTTACAGCACACATTGATTCTTTATTTGTCTCCATGGAAAGCGCAAAAGCAACTTCAGGAATTGGCGCTGACTTTTGGGGAGAGACAAGTGTGCATGGGACGTGAATTGACAAAACTTTACGAAGAATTTTGGCGAGGAACTTTGCCTGAATTGATCACCCACTTAGAAAAGAAACCGCCCAAAGGAGAAATCACTTTGGTCGTCGCAGGATGTGAGGAAAAAGAATGA